In one Magallana gigas chromosome 9, xbMagGiga1.1, whole genome shotgun sequence genomic region, the following are encoded:
- the LOC105337318 gene encoding uncharacterized protein, whose protein sequence is MANNRNQHTLAVLVAFAVQCYWTEGCDDVSRQACHDLMSSNSDLCNDACLSSVCARTCGKCTLKCYSCHEVNRPEDCNTTLECPSSDYQCISVKSFTGQFQEVYKLGCAPGNVCDNADLETSCCTDDLCNNHKPLPPTTTTTTTTTVTAKITTPASKTSDTTTGGSGVLLIGRRENSDPFCSESAPAVCQELLRSDTNVCSKECIKSMCPVSCGKCKLCYNCPYVADSDLCNATSLCSHDELCYGLETVNSYQEHGFRLGCAPQPVCDSIATISTNTFGNRATRTLVGGCCHDNLCNTHIKKISTTTSTTTTTTTTTPTTTHNYCHCPSDGHTYHGHCFFVSPDSYTHNDAKTFCQSRCASLAHFSSESELEKIVNEIRSSSLHQSGRRFILDTISSNQYLSRTALHIDAVYDTRRHWVWESTMSRISHDITRNATNPNHYSCGAVRSWLWRPHLVGVTCSTLHNALCLLH, encoded by the exons ATGGCGAATAACAGGAATCAACACA CATTAGCGGTCCTTGTCGCCTTCGCCGTCCAGTGTTACTGGACAGAGGGGTGTGATGACGTCAGCAGGCAGGCGTGTCACGATCTGATGTCATCCAACAGTGACCTGTGTAATGATGCGTGTCTGTCAAGTGTTTGTGCCAGGACTTGTGGAAAGTGCA CATTGAAGTGCTATTCCTGCCATGAAGTCAATAGACCTGAGGATTGCAACACAACCTTAGAATGTCCATCCAGTGATTAC CAATGCATCTCTGTGAAATCGTTCACTGGGCAGTTTCAGGAAGTATACAAACTCGGATGTGCACCTGGCAAT GTTTGTGACAATGCGGACCTTGAAACGTCCTGTTGTACAGATGACCTTTGTAACAACCACAAACCCTTGCCGCCAACAACTACAacaactactactactactgtTACTGCAAAAATAACAACACCAGCAAGTAAAACGAGTGATACAACCACAGGAGGTTCAggag TTCTATTAATTGGCCGACGTGAGAACAGTGACCCCTTCTGTTCGGAGTCCGCCCCTGCAGTTTGTCAGGAATTGCTTAGATCAGATACCAACGTCTGTTCCAAGGAGTGCATTAAGTCCATGTGTCCAGTGTCCTGTGGAAAATGCA AACTCTGCTACAATTGTCCATATGTAGCCGACTCCGATTTATGTAACGCAACATCGTTGTGTTCGCATGATGAG TTATGTTATGGACTTGAAACTGTCAACTCTTACCAGGAGCATGGGTTTAGACTTGGATGCGCTCCACAACCG GTTTGCGACTCCATTGCAACAATATCTACAAACACATTTGGAAATAGGGCCACAAGAACTCTAGTCGGTGGTTGTTGTCATGACAACCTGTGTAACACTCacattaagaaaatatcaacaacaaccagcacaacaacgacaacaacaacaacaacacctaCGACAACTCACAATT ATTGTCATTGTCCTTCTGACGGTCACACGTACCATGGACATTGCTTCTTCGTCTCTCCAGATAGTTACACTCATAATGATGCAAAG ACATTTTGCCAATCCCGTTGTGCAAGTTTGGCTCATTTTAGTTCCGAAAGTGAACTAGAAAAGATAGTAAACGAAATTCGGAGTTCATCTTTGCATCAATCCGGACGCCGTTTTATTTTGGACACCATATCATCAA aCCAGTATTTATCCCGCACTGCTCTACATATTGATGCTGTTTATGACACACGTCGACACTGGGTTTGGGAATCTACAATGTCCAGAATTTCGCATGATATAACCCGAAACGCAACCAACCCAAATCATTATTCGTGCGGGGCTGTACGCAGTTGGCTATGGCGTCCTCATCTGGTTGGAGTGACGTGTTCAACGCTTCATAATGCTTTGTGTTTGCTCCactga